The Aquila chrysaetos chrysaetos chromosome 6, bAquChr1.4, whole genome shotgun sequence genome window below encodes:
- the LOC121233394 gene encoding uncharacterized protein LOC121233394: protein MENKFIPCLSSLSTSLHGKREGSSPPSQGVAGHNRSLPRRASCAYSRTAVPTGIQRDLHPPGRVPVPPGLAGCPGAGGEPPGRPAGLAAPGAAAALAPPSVAHPLCPPPPARRLQAPLLPFKWAKLEKRRRRREILFGVEIKYQLAVIIKPPVGAGRVCTLQVKVGGPRETSPPGCLAAPRAEQAEPAPAGGFVLPAPGGRRRRRGGERGVAAGAQRLILIIAYK, encoded by the exons atggaaaacaaatttataCCGTGTCTCTCAAGTCTCTCTACATCACTACAcgggaaaagagaaggctctaGCCCGCCTTCTCAAGGTGTAGCTGGTCACAACAGGAGTCTGCCAAGGAGAGCAAGCTGCGCCTATTCCCGCACGGCAGTGCCCACGGGAATCCAGAGGGACCTGCACCCACCCGGCAGGGTGCCCGTGcccccggggctggcggggtgccccggggctggcggggagcccccgggccgccccgccgggctggCGGCTCCTGGCGCGGCCGCGGCGCTGGCCCCGCCGTCCGTCGCTCACCCCctctgcccgccgccgccggcgcggcGCTTGCAAGCGCCTCTGCTGCCGTTTAAATGGGCCAAGTTGgagaagcggcggcggcggagggaaATCTTGTTTG GAGTGGAAATTAAATACCAACTCGCAGTGATCATAAAGCCTCCGGTGGGAGCGGGGCGAGTCTGCACTTTGCAGGTGAAGGTGGGCGGCCCCCGGGAAACTTCTCCGCCCGGGTGTCTGGCAGCCCCGcgggcagagcaggcagagccggCACCGGCCGGGGGCTTCGTCCTCCCCGCGCCCGGCGGGCgccggcggcggaggggaggggagcgcgGAGTGGCGGCGGGGGCGCAGcgtttaattttaattattgcatataaataa